In Paraglaciecola sp. T6c, the sequence CAACAGAGTTGAATTATAAAATTTGTTTAACTATTCGATGATTAAGTCACTGAGTTAGTCAAAGAGTGAACATAATGCAGACCGTTAAAACAAAAGTCGCCATTATCGGCGCAGGACCATCAGGATTATTATTAGGCCAACTTTTGGCGAAACAGGGTATCGACAACATCATCGTTGAACGCGTATCGGGTGAGTACGTGCTAGGCCGTATACGCGCCGGGATTTTGGAACAAGGCTTAGTGGATTTGCTGAGAGAAGCAAACGTCAATGAGCGAATGGATGGTGAAGGGCATGTGCACGATGGATTTGAAATTAGTTACTATGGCACACCTTATCGAATTGATTTAAACAAGCTCACGGATGGTAAAACCGTCATGTGTTATGGACAAACCGAGGTCACTCGTGACCTCATGCAAGCCCGAGAAACGAAAGCATTAACCACATACTACAGCGCCAGCGATGTTTCCTTACACGATATCGAAAGTGCTCATCCAACAGTTACCTTTAGCCAAGATGGTGTTAATTACACACTAGAATGCGATTATATTGCTGGTTGCGATGGTTTTCATGGCGTCTCCCGCAAAAGTATCCCAGAGGAAAAGCGTAACGAATTTGAACGGGTATATCCCTTTGGCTGGTTAGGCTTACTTAGCGACACTCCGCCTGTCAGCGATGAGCTAATCTATTGCAAAACGGAACGTGGATTCGCCCTGGCCAGTATGCGTTCATCGTCACGCTCTCGCTATTACCTACAAGTACCCTTAACTGACAAAGTTGAGCAGTGGAGTGATGAAAGGTTTTGGGATGAGTTGAGAAAACGCTTGCCTCAAGAAGCAGCGAGTAACCTTATTACCGGGCCAAGCCTCGAAAAGAGTATTGCCCCGTTACGCAGCTTTGTGTGTGAGCCGATGCAGCTAGGTAAGCTATTTTTGGTTGGTGATGCAGCACATATTGTGCCCCCAACGGGTGCAAAAGGACTAAATTTAGCAGCGTCAGATGTATCGACCTTGTACCGTTTGCTAACAAAAGAGTACAACGAAGGTGCAACTAATGCTTCCCAACAATATTCAGAAATAGCCTTGCGCCGAGTCTGGCACGCCGAACGTTTCTCGTGGTGGATGAGCAATATGCTTCATGAATTTACTGATTGTGGCGGTGATGCTAATAACATGGACAATAAAACATTTGAGCGCTTTATGGCATCTGAGCTGGACTTCTACCTGTCACATCAAGAAGGTCAACAGGTGATCGCAACTCAGTACGTTGGCATGCCATATTCCGACGTGTAAAGCCGGTTTTCAATAATTACCCTACTAGCCTGTTAATGCTAAAACCGACAGGCTAGTTTTTAAACGAAGTAAATAACGCTCGTTTGACACCGCGCCCATCACCGCTCAAAGCCACATCAAATTGCACGTGTGCATTACTCTTTATCTCAGCCCTCTTGGTCAGCCAAAAGACCACTTTTCGTATCAATATTTATCTTCTGTTAAAATATAATATTTGCATACTAGGGTCCCTTAGAAAAACCATGTTCAACAGGGACTGTTCAAAAATAGTATCGCTTGTAGGGCGCGTTATTCTATAACCCGGCGGAAAAACACCACTCAGAATGTTAAGTAGTAGTGCCAATGCACTGGTTACACTCCACCCATTCCAGTTAATAATTGCGCTCTTATAATTCATCCAGCGGATGGTGAACAAGGCGTGGATGCACAAGAATGATGGTTCCCTTTCATATACCGAGGACGTAGCATAAAAACCGCTAGGGGTTTCCTTCGGGCGAATTTAAAGGGCTTACTCGGTGTTGCTCGAACCTGAAAGTGCCCAGGTTGTTTCTTCATAAAAGGCTATCATTCAAGCGCCTTGATTAAGCCCTTTTGAATTTTCGCGAAGTGGTTAAATATTCACTGGAGTCGGTACAAATAAGAAATAAGAAATAAGAAATAAGGCGTTTGTAAGGATTCTTCGCGAATTTCAGTGCAATTGAAGGGATATTTGCAGAGGTTTAAAAGTGATAAATAGCAGAACTCGGTGCCGAACAAGCTTGGTAGCACCGAATTCAATCTAAATTGAAATTGGTTAATTTCGTTTTACGGGCCAAAGCTCAAATGCACCGGCAATGATATTGATAACAGGAAAAGTCACGCCCAGAGTGGCGGTGCCTATCCAAGCTTCGCGAGCGTAGCCCATTTCTGGACCAGGGACGAGATCCGTTCCCGCAAAAAAAGGCAACGCATAGGAATAAAGGTGATACATAACGAAGGCGCCAATTAAGCATAATACAACTTTTAACAGCCCTTTAAGCGGTTGCACGCATTGACTAAAAAGCTGGAACTGCATCATATTTTCCACCAAGAAAGTACCGAAAATAATACAGACGGGGCCTTTAACCATAAAGTCCATTGGTTCCATTTTCAGTAAACCAACAAAAATGTAATACACAACCCCGGATACACATACTATCAACCCTGTACTTAATAACCCCATCAATGGTTGGTTAATGTCTTTACCCATTTTCGTTATTGGCCATAACTCAAACATGGTCGCTACCATCACCATTGCCACAACGGTCACCGCAAATGACAGCGCACTAATACCATTGAACATCCCTCCAGGCTCGAGTTCAGGGGAGTAAAAAGGTAAACCAGAGAAAAAGCTGTAGTCGTAGAATAGTTTAAAAAGTACGTAGTTCAGCAGATAGCAATAAATCAGTATTGCAATGCCTTGCCATAACGGGTTATCAGTTAATTTGTTAATTGGCCAACCACCAAATATCAATATGACTAATAAACTGACACCCACTGATTGAATAGCAAAGTGTATTAAAATTGGGCTCATCACGCCTTGCCCAACGGTAAAATATAATATCGGAGTGATAATG encodes:
- the pobA gene encoding 4-hydroxybenzoate 3-monooxygenase — its product is MQTVKTKVAIIGAGPSGLLLGQLLAKQGIDNIIVERVSGEYVLGRIRAGILEQGLVDLLREANVNERMDGEGHVHDGFEISYYGTPYRIDLNKLTDGKTVMCYGQTEVTRDLMQARETKALTTYYSASDVSLHDIESAHPTVTFSQDGVNYTLECDYIAGCDGFHGVSRKSIPEEKRNEFERVYPFGWLGLLSDTPPVSDELIYCKTERGFALASMRSSSRSRYYLQVPLTDKVEQWSDERFWDELRKRLPQEAASNLITGPSLEKSIAPLRSFVCEPMQLGKLFLVGDAAHIVPPTGAKGLNLAASDVSTLYRLLTKEYNEGATNASQQYSEIALRRVWHAERFSWWMSNMLHEFTDCGGDANNMDNKTFERFMASELDFYLSHQEGQQVIATQYVGMPYSDV